Below is a window of Oceanipulchritudo coccoides DNA.
ATAGAGATGTCGCTCAGCAGGCATCCATGTCCGATGCGGTGCCTTGTGCCAGCTGCAGAGGAAAAACGGTTGGTCGCTGTCCTTGTTGGCCTCCAGCCATTCCAATGTTTTCTCCGTTATCACATCACTGACATATCCTTCCTGCCGTGTCAGCTTGCTTGAGCCATTCACGAAAAAGTCCGGGTTGTAGTAATACCCCTGCCCTTGAAGGACCCACGACTCATCGAATCCGCGAGGAGCCGTACCAAGGTGCCACTTTCCGAATATGGCTGTGTTGTAGCCCGCTTCCTGCAAAGCCTGCGGGAAGGTCCACTGGTCAGGATTGAACTGCTGGCTGTTCCGGATAAAGCCATTGTGCTGGCTGTGCTTTCCGGTCAGGATGGCGGCACGACTTGGTCCACAGATGGAATTTGTGACAAAGCTGTTTTCAAAGACGGCTCCTTGCGCGGCCAGCCGTTCCAGATTTGGGGTCACTCCCTGCTCGCGTATAAATTTCTGCATGCGCCCCTCGTAGGCGGAAAGGGCTTGCAGGGAATGATCATCCGAGAAAATGAACAGGATGTTGGGGCGCTCGCTGGCTTGTCCGGTCGTTCCTGCGAATAGACTTATCAGAAGAATCCAACCTTTGAAGGAAGAAGCAATTTTCATAAGGGAATGTTTCTGTGTGGAGATCATTAGGGCAAAAATTATCAGGTGAATACTGACATTCACGACAGAGCTTTTGCCTGCCCCCCGCTATTACAATTTATAACGGAATTGTTCGAGGAGCTGCTCCTGAACCTCGCTGGCTTTTTCAATATATAGCTCCACCGGGTAGCCGGTGGCTTCTTGTAAAACCTCCTTCACCAGTTCCTTTCCGGAAACGCGCTTCTTGAGGTTGTTCAGCTTCTCACGAAAGACCTCAATCAAGCGATCAGGATGGCGCCGGTAGGCATCCAGAAGGATGAACCGGGCACCTTCGGCCTGATTAAAGTTGACGTTGACTGGACCCTGTTTGGTGGGATCGTAATTCAGGGATCGCTCCTCGCCGGGATTCCAATTAAGAAGATCAAGTCCCTGACCAAGAACATTCCTGTTAACGGGCACCTTTTGCAGCATCGCCAAATCGTAGATTTCATTTACGCCGCGGTATTTGATCGTGATCACGTCATTGAGGAAGTTGGCCAGTACCCGATCAAACCATTCCCGGTCGCTGACGCGTATTCGGTTCCTTTGGACAGCTTTAATCAATTGGCCTTGGAATCCTCCACGAAAACGGACATTTCGCCGCATCAACCAACTGAAAGGATCGTAGATGCTTGTCAGGTTGGTGAGAAAAGTCGACTTCAGCCGTTGAACTTGGAGGTCCGTAGCCTCCTCGGAATTGAAAAAGATCGGGTAGGTCAGCTTGACCTCATCGAAAGCCTGTGGTGTCACCCAGAGGTTTAGGGGCTGGTTGATGAAATGATATCCCTTATTGGTGTCCAAGTTTAAGCCTTGTTCCTTCACCACTGTTCTCCAATCGGTTTCCCCTTGCCGGTAGCCAACTTCCCATCGGGTTGTCACCCGGCGTTCCCAGCGCCCACGGTCGGGATTGAAGCGGATGTCCTTCGCGTATTCTGATGTCGGATGCCGGCCATCCATTCGCTTCAACTTGTCCAGATCCCAGACAATCAACGCTTCGATGCGGAAGAAGGGGTCTCGCATCAACCTCTGAAAAATAGCCCTCTCGATCTTCAGGTGCTTCGCTTTATCCCTTTCGAATCCTTCTATCCCAAATGACTCTGCCAGCTCTTCCAGGTCGGTCGCAAACTCAGTGTCGAGCTTGATCCGCATCTTCATGAATTCCGATTCCGACCGAAGGAGGGTCCAATGATACCCCTCCAGTAATTGGTTGAATTCCTCCCGGAAGGCCGTGACCACCGGATTGTCCTCGTTGAAGGGCTCCCCCGTGAAACCGTCTATGACGTCAATGGTGCCCGCATAGACAACGAAGGCCTCCAGTTCGAAGACGCTCGGGTCGACGTAATCAGGGTCCTTCGCCGCTTGGAGTCCAGCCGTCGCAACGACTAAAAGCACCATCAGTAAGGTGCGGGAAGGGGAAATAGTTCTTGTAAATGGGTCTTCCATATGGCCTGTGAGCGGAATTTAGTACTTAGAGGGTTGATCTGATTGTCTTATTCTTGAAAAACTTGACGGCAATACAAGAAAAAACGTTTAATCGCCTTTGGTGAGATAAATGGAACGCAGAAAATTTATTAAAAATTCCACCTTGGTGATAGCGGCTGCTCCTTTCCTGAAGGGAAAAGTGTATGGGAAGGGATTGGGGTCGCCGAATGTTCTGAAGGGATTTATTGTCTCGGATGCGCACTTTGGGTGGAGAAATGACCAGCAACCGTCACTAGAAGTGCAGGGCAAGATGATCGCCCGGATACATGAGAGATTTCCGGATCTGGACCTGTTTCTCGATACAGGCGACGCACATCATGGGTCGCTCGGTCCGATGCTCAATTCTGCGAGGCGTGACTGGTCCGACACAATTGCGAACCAGAGCAATCATGCCCCCTTTTACTACGTCCCGGGCAACCACGATATCATCAATCCGGTAGATGGTGATGCGGAGCTGCGCTGCTGTCAGTTGGGGAGCATATCTTACCGCCCATACTACAGCTTTGACATTAAAGGAATCCACTTTGTTTCCATTCCCGAGCTCGAGCATCCGGTCTATGTGAACAAGGAAACCCTTGACTGGCTCAGGCTTGACCTGAGCCTGAACCGTGAGAAGAGCATTATCCTCCTTTCGCACAACAACCTCAAGGGAACCACCGGCGATGACAATTTCATGCTGGGCTACCGCGGTCTTGCGAACAGCGAAGACATTATCAACCTGATCAAGGCCTATCCCAACATTCTCGCATGGATGCACGGTCACAATCATGATTATGTGATAAAGAAGTCACATGGCCGGCTCTTTGTTTCAAACGGGCGTATTGGGGGATTTAATCCCAGCAGGAATTCCGAAGAAGGGGAGCCGCTTGGGGGGATGTATTTTGAGATTTCCCGAACCGGTCTCAAGGTGCAATCGTACAGTGCGGAGCATAATGCTTTTCTTGATGAGGACATGGGGCGCCCGGGTCGGTCCCGGACCTTGAGAATAGGGACCACGCTCAGCGACACGGCCCCCATGAGCTATGCCTTCGGGCATGGCGGATTTCTGGATGGCCAGAAAGCGGCGGTCTATAATTACCATACTTCCACGGATGATTCCTTTTCCGTAGTTCTGGCCGGAACGACTGATTTCCTCATTAACGAGAACAGCGAATTTTTGGATTACACCCACCGCAATGATAATCCATCAAGGCGGCAATGGAATGTTTTTGGCTACGATATCTCCTCCGGCACATGGCCACAGTACTTTGAGGAGAAAAATGAATTTTGGCGCTGGTTGAGTCCCGGCGTGCTTCTTTACAAG
It encodes the following:
- a CDS encoding metallophosphoesterase family protein, producing MERRKFIKNSTLVIAAAPFLKGKVYGKGLGSPNVLKGFIVSDAHFGWRNDQQPSLEVQGKMIARIHERFPDLDLFLDTGDAHHGSLGPMLNSARRDWSDTIANQSNHAPFYYVPGNHDIINPVDGDAELRCCQLGSISYRPYYSFDIKGIHFVSIPELEHPVYVNKETLDWLRLDLSLNREKSIILLSHNNLKGTTGDDNFMLGYRGLANSEDIINLIKAYPNILAWMHGHNHDYVIKKSHGRLFVSNGRIGGFNPSRNSEEGEPLGGMYFEISRTGLKVQSYSAEHNAFLDEDMGRPGRSRTLRIGTTLSDTAPMSYAFGHGGFLDGQKAAVYNYHTSTDDSFSVVLAGTTDFLINENSEFLDYTHRNDNPSRRQWNVFGYDISSGTWPQYFEEKNEFWRWLSPGVLLYKRKASKDTTSLHLPAQKHGKEMYFRTVPNQSYTCGLILLSGKGGQQLEMLARAYSQKGKLLWEKRFPSRDIKPGESKMAFQVDLPDLSEGGTIYDSEKVDTEIQLAMEARFSCLDSELIISRATLTRKGASGTTEDPKLIIGGKVVSKEGPLVLGDPFEKKLKKPKGSRLVIEGQCGGSRRMLWYCRQDNIDWQVRNAPVADHGTWLEVDAPTNTWSTGKEIVIVPAANTLDTHYVHRLKNVTRARVWPLNRGNKELSVEIHAADGDSGAVEIRSDQKPEAVNGPAQWEYRDGAIYFTLSTGKRATVII